In Dromaius novaehollandiae isolate bDroNov1 chromosome 16, bDroNov1.hap1, whole genome shotgun sequence, one genomic interval encodes:
- the CD40 gene encoding tumor necrosis factor receptor superfamily member 5, with product MKLLGLPGLLCALLLGCWEPGDAATCSEKQYEHKDKCCNRCPPGEKLVSDCDGAAGSVCAACERGHYQQSWTRERHCTPHDVCEDNAGLAVKAEGNATHNTVCQCRAGMHCSDGSCQTCVENPPCERGAGFVAAKAAARTSSPCEPCAEGTFSNVSSKTEPCYPWSSCEEKGLVVKVKGTNTSDVLCEPSRRSSLSALIPVTAATVACLAGISIYCLLHRDPRRRVREQIKAGKLGAEVREPVETCEEAFPVQETLLGGQPVAQEDGKESRISEQERL from the exons atGAAGCTGCTCGGGCTCCCGGGGCTCCTCTGCGCGCTGCTCCTGGGC TGCTGGGAGCCCGGCGATGCCGCCACATGCTCGGAGAAGCAGTACGAGCACAAGGACAAGTGCTGCAACCGGTGCCCGCCAG GGGAAAAGCTGGTCTCGGACTGCGACGGCGCGGCGGGGTCGGTCTGCGCCGCCTGCGAGCGCGGGCACTACCAGCAGAGCTGGACCCGGGAGAGGCACTGCACCCCCCACGACGTCTGCGAGGACA ATGCCGGTCTCGCGGTGAAGGCGGAGGGCAACGCCACGCACAACACGGTGTGCCAGTGCCGCGCCGGCATGCACTGCTCCGACGGCAGCTGCCAGACCTGCGTGGAGAACCCGCCCTGCGAGCGGGGCGCTGGCTTCGTCGCAG CCAAGGCCGCGGCCCGGACGTCGTCCCCCTGCGAGCCCTGCGCCGAAGGCACCTTCTCCAACGTCTCGTCCAAAACCGAGCCCTGCTACCCCTGGTCGAG CTGCGAGGAGAAAGGGCTGGTGGTGAAGGTGAAGGGGACGAACACCTCGGACGTGCTCTGCG AGCCGAGCAGGCGCTCCTCGCTGTCGGCGCTGATCCCCGTCACGGCTGCCACCGTGGCCTGCCTCGCGGGCATCTCCATCTACTGCCTGCTCCACCGAG ATCCCAGGCGGCGGGTGCGGGAGCAG ATAAAGGCCGGGAAGCTCGGGGCGGAGGTCAGGGAACCCGTGGAGACGTGTGAGGAGGCCTTCCCCGTGCAGGAGACCCTGCTGGGGGGCCAGCCCGTGGCCCAGGAGGATGGCAAGGAGAGCCGCATCTCGGAGCAGGAGAGGCTGTGA